The following are from one region of the Littorina saxatilis isolate snail1 linkage group LG4, US_GU_Lsax_2.0, whole genome shotgun sequence genome:
- the LOC138963628 gene encoding adhesion G-protein coupled receptor G6-like: protein MSRTPFYYAFLAPIGIMVSANIVLYVLIVVSICRRRDMSHGGTSYNVISIRASIASFVVLGLSWGFAFFAIEDAGLVFQYLFTCTTAFQGILIFAIFTARDAAVRQFWLDLICRSKQVRSGPLPVMQSAPYMPVTKETSFNRSK from the exons ATGTCTCGCACGCCGTTCTACTACGCCTTCCTGGCCCCTATCGGCATCATGGTCAGCGCCAACATCGTTCTCTACGTCCTCATCGTCGTCAGCATCTGTCGTCGGCGTGACATGTCCCACGGTGGGACCAGCTACAACGTCATCAGCATCCGGGCTTCTATCGCCAGCTTCGTCGTGCTGG GTCTGAGTTGGGGTTTTGCCTTCTTTGCCATCGAGGACGCGGGCCTGGTGTTCCAGTATTTGTTCACCTGCACCACCGCCTTTCAGGGGATTCTCATCTTCGCCATCTTCACGGCTCGCGACGCCGCCGTGCGCCAGTTCTGGCTGGACCTCATCTGCAGAAGCAAGCAAGTTAGGAGTGGGCCGCTTCCAGTGATGCAGTCTGCTCCGTATATGCCGGTGACGAAAGAAACCAGTTTCAACCGCTCCAAGTGA